A genomic window from Cricetulus griseus strain 17A/GY chromosome 4, alternate assembly CriGri-PICRH-1.0, whole genome shotgun sequence includes:
- the LOC100772384 gene encoding putative olfactory receptor 8G3 pseudogene: MEPGNHSTVTFFILAGLSKQQALQLPLFLLFLQIYIITVVGNVGMITLIWLSSHLHTPMYYFLSSLSFTDLCHSTVITPKMLVNFVTEKNIISYPECITQLYFFSLFAIAECHMLAAMAYDRYVAICNPLLYNVVMSHHLCFWLTVGVYTLGFIGSSVHTGLMLRLILCKSNVINYYFCDLFPLLELSCCSTYINELLVLFLSALNILTPTLTIFTSYIFIIASILRIRSTEGRSKAFSTCSSHICAVGIFFGSAAFMYLQPSSVSSMEQGKVSSVFYTTVVPMLNPLIYSLRNKDVKSALNKILDRRAYL; encoded by the coding sequence ATGGAGCCTGGGAATCATTCCACGGTAACTTTCTTCATCCTGGCTGGGCTCTCCAAGCAGCAAGCGCTCCAgctgcctctcttcctcctcttcctacaAATCTACATCATCACAGTGGTGGGCAATGTAGGCATGATCACACTGATTTGGCTTAGTTCTCACCTTCACACTCCTATGTATTATTTTCTTAGCAGTCTGTCCTTCACTGACCTATGTCATTCCACTGTCATTACTCCCAAAATGCTGGTGAACTTTGTGACAGAGAAGAACATCATCTCCTACCCAGAATGCATAACTCAGCtctactttttctctctttttgccaTTGCAGAGTGTCATATGTTGGCTGCAATGGCATATGACCGCTATGTTGCCATCTGTAACCCTTTACTTTACAATGTTGTCATGTCTCATCATCTCTGCTTCTGGCTCACAGTGGGAGTTTATACTTTGGGTTTTATTGGGTCTTCAGTTCACACGGGTCTCATGTTGAGACTCATTTTGTGCAAGAGCAATGTGATTAACTACTACTTTTGTGATCTCTTTCCACTCTTGGAACTGTCTTGTTGTAGCACATACATCAATGAATTACTGGTTCTCTTCCTAAGCGCATTAAACATCCTCACTCCTACCTTGACCATCTTTACTTCGTATATCTTTATCATTGCCAGCATCCTCCGCATTCGCTCTACAGAAGGCAGGTCCAAAGCCTTCAGCACCTGCAGCTCCCACATCTGTGCTGTTGGAATCTTCTTTGGTTCTGCTGCCTTCATGTACTTACAGCCATCATCAGTCAGCTCAATGGAACAAGGGAAAGTGTCATCTGTGTTTTATACTACTGTTGTTCCCATGCTGAACCCATTGATTTACAGCCTGAGAAACAAGGATGTCAAATCTGCTCTTAACAAAATTCTAGACAGAAGAGCATATTTGTGA